In the genome of Variovorax sp. PAMC26660, the window CCGCGACATGTCCTTGGGGCCGACCACGCCATACCAGCTGGAGACATCGAAGCCCTTGAAGCCCTGCTCGTCCATCGTCGGCAATTCCAGGAAGCCCTTGGCCCGCTGCAGACGGGTCTGGACGATGCCCGTCATCCGTTTGGCCTTGACCTGGGCTGTGGCCGCCGTCATGGTGTCGAAGCTGTAGTCGATCTGCCCGCCGATCAGGTCCGTCTGCATCGGGCCCGACCCCTTGTAGGGCACGTGGATGCTCTTGACGTCGGCGGCCATGTTGAACATCGCGGCCGCCAGGTGCTGCACCGATCCCGCACCGGAAGATCCGAAGCTGATCTGCCCCGGGTTCTTTCTGCACTGCGCGACCACCTCCTTGATCGATGCGGCCGAATTCCTGGCGCTGGTCACCAGGATGTGCGGCGTGGCACCGACCATGGCGACGGGCACGAAGTCCTTCAGCGGGTCGTAGGTGATGCCCTTGAAGATGTGCGGCGAAATGGCGTGGGTGTTGACGTGGGCCATCAGCAGATTCACGCCCTCGGTGAACCGGGTCCGCGCAAAGAAATCCGCCGCCAGGGAGCCGGTTGCGCC includes:
- a CDS encoding Bug family tripartite tricarboxylate transporter substrate binding protein, which produces MRRRDFIAASAAGLAAPWALAATELPKGIVKIYVGWAPGGGTDVFARIVGQKLSELWGRAVVVENRPGATGSLAADFFARTRFTEGVNLLMAHVNTHAISPHIFKGITYDPLKDFVPVAMVGATPHILVTSARNSAASIKEVVAQCRKNPGQISFGSSGAGSVQHLAAAMFNMAADVKSIHVPYKGSGPMQTDLIGGQIDYSFDTMTAATAQVKAKRMTGIVQTRLQRAKGFLELPTMDEQGFKGFDVSSWYGVVGPKDMSRDLALQINADINKVLALPDVVTRFDGYGVEDGGGSVDKFAAFMAAEFKKWGDVVRTAKITEEG